One Ignavibacterium album JCM 16511 genomic region harbors:
- the xseB gene encoding exodeoxyribonuclease VII small subunit, with product MTKVKSTKSFEEKLKRLEQISELLESGDVQLEESISLFEEGIKLSKECLAILENAELKITKLKKEVSNKSNYEGDDE from the coding sequence ATGACGAAAGTAAAATCAACTAAATCATTTGAAGAAAAACTTAAACGTCTTGAACAAATTTCCGAACTTTTAGAAAGTGGTGATGTTCAGCTGGAAGAATCAATAAGTCTTTTTGAAGAAGGAATCAAACTTTCAAAAGAGTGTTTAGCGATACTCGAAAATGCGGAATTAAAAATTACCAAACTAAAAAAAGAAGTTAGTAATAAATCAAACTACGAAGGTGATGATGAATAA